In one window of Bradyrhizobium sp. AZCC 1721 DNA:
- the map gene encoding type I methionyl aminopeptidase → MSYIEATDTSLRKTGQIKLHGASGFAGMRKAGALVAKCLDELTDVVQAGVPTSRIDEFVRDFAFSHGAYPATLMYRGYRYSTCTSINHVVCHGMPGDRALKEGDIVNIDVTFIVDGWYGDSSRMYVIAPIARKAERLIEVTYEAMMRGIAAVKPGATTGDIGHAIQSFVEPQGMSVVRDFCGHGLGRMFHDEPNIIHIGRPGEGVMLKPGMFFTIEPMINLGKPHVKILSDGWTAVTRDRSLSAQFEHSVGVTATGVEIFTLSERNGEKPLAAA, encoded by the coding sequence ATGAGCTATATCGAAGCCACCGACACCTCCTTGCGAAAAACCGGCCAGATCAAGCTGCATGGCGCCAGCGGCTTCGCCGGCATGCGCAAGGCAGGCGCGCTGGTGGCCAAATGCCTCGACGAGCTCACCGACGTCGTCCAGGCGGGCGTTCCGACGTCGCGGATCGACGAATTCGTCCGCGACTTCGCCTTCAGCCATGGCGCCTATCCGGCGACGCTGATGTATCGCGGTTACCGCTACTCGACCTGTACCTCGATCAATCACGTGGTCTGCCACGGCATGCCGGGCGACCGCGCACTGAAGGAAGGCGACATCGTCAATATCGACGTCACCTTCATCGTCGACGGCTGGTACGGCGATTCCAGCCGGATGTATGTGATTGCTCCGATCGCCCGCAAGGCCGAGCGGCTGATCGAAGTCACCTATGAGGCGATGATGCGTGGCATTGCCGCGGTGAAGCCCGGCGCCACCACCGGCGACATCGGCCATGCCATCCAGAGTTTTGTCGAGCCGCAGGGCATGAGCGTGGTGCGAGATTTCTGTGGCCATGGCCTCGGGCGCATGTTCCACGACGAGCCCAACATCATCCATATCGGCCGGCCCGGCGAAGGCGTGATGCTCAAGCCCGGCATGTTCTTCACCATCGAGCCGATGATCAATCTCGGCAAGCCGCATGTAAAAATCCTGTCCGACGGCTGGACCGCGGTGACGCGTGACCGCTCGCTCTCGGCGCAATTCGAACATTCGGTCGGCGTGACCGCGACTGGCGTCGAAATCTTTACGCTGTCAGAGCGCAACGGCGAGAAGCCGCTGGCGGCGGCTTAA
- a CDS encoding mechanosensitive ion channel family protein: protein MDLKEIIEIVHNAARSVGAEVTSPWFYLQLGLILTAAGIAWAGATAVRSRIDVSSVAMGWPAPFRLFVRVLVGSTSTAVFALLMMLTRWVMIASTWPSRSYLLAVAAKLAFAWLVINLITSVIRNTFVVRLVSISAWLVVALSILGQLEPVVEALDSVSIVLGDLRLTPLLLIKLGALLIVTLWLTNIASNFVEGRITRSGDLTPSIQVLLVKIVRFTLMVFAIAVALSAVGINLAALAVFTGAAGVGIGLGLQKIVANFISGIILLVDKSVKPGDLVTIGDNTGRISTMKTRYISVAAGDGREFLIPNEDLVTQKVVNWTYTDKNTLVKVLFSTNYDADPRAVCKLAIDIAGAVPRAIKNKPPNCILTEFAEAGMKFSLTFWLPDPDGLDNVKSDVMLELWDAFKREGIRVPYPVREIRVRGGALPVEPVVEVSG, encoded by the coding sequence ATGGACCTGAAAGAGATCATCGAGATCGTACACAACGCCGCACGTTCGGTCGGCGCGGAGGTCACCTCGCCCTGGTTCTATCTGCAACTGGGACTGATCCTGACGGCCGCAGGCATCGCCTGGGCCGGCGCCACCGCCGTGCGTTCCAGGATCGACGTATCGTCGGTTGCAATGGGCTGGCCGGCGCCGTTCCGGCTGTTCGTCCGCGTGCTGGTCGGCAGCACGTCAACGGCGGTGTTCGCGCTTCTGATGATGCTGACGCGCTGGGTCATGATCGCGTCGACCTGGCCGAGCCGCAGCTATCTGCTCGCGGTTGCCGCCAAGCTCGCCTTCGCGTGGCTGGTCATCAACCTCATCACCTCGGTGATCCGCAATACCTTCGTGGTCCGGCTGGTGTCGATCTCGGCCTGGCTGGTCGTGGCCCTGAGTATTCTGGGCCAGCTCGAGCCGGTGGTCGAGGCGCTCGACTCGGTCTCGATCGTGCTCGGCGATCTCAGGTTGACGCCGCTGCTCCTGATCAAGCTCGGCGCGCTCCTGATCGTGACGCTATGGCTGACCAATATCGCCAGCAACTTCGTGGAAGGGCGCATCACCCGGTCCGGCGATCTGACGCCATCGATCCAGGTTCTCCTCGTCAAGATCGTCCGGTTCACGCTGATGGTATTTGCCATTGCGGTTGCCCTGAGCGCGGTCGGCATCAACCTCGCGGCGCTCGCGGTGTTCACCGGCGCGGCCGGCGTCGGTATCGGTCTCGGCCTGCAGAAGATCGTCGCCAACTTCATCAGCGGCATCATCCTCCTGGTCGACAAGTCGGTGAAGCCGGGCGATCTCGTCACCATCGGCGACAACACCGGGCGCATCAGCACGATGAAGACGCGCTACATCTCGGTTGCCGCCGGCGACGGCCGCGAGTTCCTGATCCCGAACGAGGATCTGGTGACGCAGAAGGTCGTGAACTGGACCTATACCGACAAGAACACGCTGGTGAAGGTGCTGTTCAGCACCAATTACGACGCCGATCCGCGAGCGGTGTGCAAGCTGGCCATCGACATTGCCGGCGCAGTGCCGCGCGCCATCAAGAACAAGCCACCGAACTGTATCCTGACCGAATTCGCCGAGGCCGGCATGAAGTTCTCCCTGACCTTCTGGCTGCCCGATCCTGATGGCCTCGACAACGTCAAGAGCGACGTGATGCTGGAGCTGTGGGACGCGTTCAAGCGGGAGGGGATCCGTGTTCCCTATCCGGTCCGCGAAATCCGGGTCCGCGGCGGCGCGCTGCCGGTCGAGCCCGTGGTGGAAGTTTCCGGCTAG
- a CDS encoding potassium/proton antiporter, which produces MTSLDSVSIAIFLGAILVMAGILSSLLALRFGAPLLLVFLLIGMLAGDAGPGQLSFDDVRTTYLVGSVALALILFDGGLRTKFQSIRTVLAPSMVLATIGVLLTALITAPVAKYALDLNWTESLLVGAVVASTDAAAVFLLVHTQGLRLRPRVGATLEAESGTNDPFAIFLTLMLVEFISIGQSSPGHVAFELAREGLLGAIFGVVGGRLVVLALNRMALPQGLHAPFVTTAALVVFGVAQIAHASGFLAVYLAGIIVGNRPTRAHNSVVTFLDAATWLAQIVMFVLLGLLASPQRLLDSVGPAVIVALVLMLVARPIAVLLCLVPFRFNWREKIFIAWTGLRGAVAIFLASIPMLVGLPKAYLYFDVAFVVVIISLLLQGWTLAPAARWLHVALPRVERGPRRVELDLPGQLEQQLVGYPVRAKSLYFRRGLTPSWSKPTLVIRDERILSPAEADPIEAGDYVYLLAPPEKAEALDRFFVDMPPSTAPDPHLLGDFMVSGEHTLGELAEVYGVTISEDQAKLTLSDYFDIHLDHAPKAGAELALDPIVLVARNISGGRVNVVGLRLPEEEEKVVPLTSWQAFKRKLAEVWSSVAGV; this is translated from the coding sequence ATGACTTCTCTCGACTCGGTCAGCATCGCCATCTTTCTGGGCGCCATTCTGGTGATGGCGGGCATCCTGTCGAGCCTGCTGGCGTTGCGCTTCGGGGCGCCGCTCCTGCTCGTGTTCCTCCTGATCGGCATGCTGGCGGGCGATGCCGGGCCGGGTCAGCTCAGCTTCGATGACGTCCGCACCACCTACCTGGTCGGCTCGGTGGCGCTGGCGCTGATCCTGTTCGACGGCGGCCTGCGAACCAAATTTCAGAGCATCCGCACGGTGCTGGCGCCCTCGATGGTGCTGGCGACGATCGGCGTATTGCTCACCGCGCTGATAACAGCGCCCGTCGCCAAATATGCGCTCGACCTGAACTGGACCGAGTCGCTGCTGGTCGGCGCGGTGGTGGCGTCGACCGATGCTGCCGCGGTGTTTCTGCTCGTCCACACCCAGGGCCTGCGCCTGCGTCCGCGTGTCGGGGCGACGCTGGAAGCGGAATCCGGCACCAACGATCCGTTTGCGATCTTCCTCACCTTGATGCTGGTCGAATTCATTTCCATCGGTCAAAGCTCACCCGGGCATGTCGCATTCGAACTCGCGCGCGAAGGTCTGCTCGGTGCCATCTTCGGCGTGGTCGGCGGTCGCCTGGTGGTGCTGGCGCTCAATCGCATGGCGCTGCCGCAGGGCTTGCATGCGCCCTTCGTCACGACCGCTGCATTGGTGGTTTTCGGTGTGGCGCAGATTGCACACGCGTCGGGCTTTCTCGCGGTCTATCTGGCGGGAATCATCGTCGGCAACCGGCCGACGCGCGCCCATAATTCGGTGGTGACGTTTCTCGATGCCGCGACCTGGCTGGCGCAGATCGTGATGTTCGTCCTGCTTGGGCTGCTGGCGTCGCCGCAGCGCCTGCTGGATAGCGTCGGTCCGGCCGTGATCGTGGCGCTGGTGCTGATGCTGGTGGCGCGGCCGATCGCGGTGTTGCTGTGCCTGGTACCGTTCCGATTCAACTGGCGGGAAAAGATCTTCATCGCCTGGACCGGCCTGCGTGGCGCGGTCGCGATCTTCCTCGCCTCGATCCCGATGCTGGTCGGATTGCCAAAAGCCTATCTCTATTTCGACGTCGCCTTTGTCGTGGTCATCATCTCGCTCTTGCTGCAGGGCTGGACACTGGCGCCGGCGGCGCGGTGGCTGCACGTGGCGCTGCCGCGCGTCGAACGCGGTCCGCGGCGCGTCGAGCTCGATCTGCCCGGCCAGCTTGAGCAGCAACTGGTCGGCTATCCGGTACGGGCGAAGAGCCTGTATTTCCGGCGCGGCCTTACGCCATCCTGGTCGAAGCCGACGCTCGTCATCCGCGACGAGCGGATTCTCTCGCCCGCCGAGGCCGATCCGATCGAAGCCGGCGACTACGTCTATCTGCTGGCGCCGCCGGAAAAGGCCGAGGCGCTGGATCGTTTCTTTGTCGATATGCCGCCGAGCACGGCGCCTGACCCGCATCTGCTCGGGGATTTCATGGTGTCGGGCGAGCACACGCTGGGTGAACTGGCGGAGGTCTATGGCGTCACTATCAGCGAGGATCAGGCCAAGCTGACGCTGTCGGATTATTTCGATATCCATCTCGACCACGCGCCGAAAGCAGGCGCGGAGCTGGCATTGGATCCCATCGTCCTTGTCGCGCGCAATATCAGTGGCGGCCGCGTCAACGTGGTTGGCCTGCGGCTGCCTGAAGAGGAGGAGAAGGTCGTTCCCCTGACAAGCTGGCAGGCCTTCAAGCGCAAGCTTGCGGAGGTCTGGTCGTCGGTGGCAGGGGTATGA
- a CDS encoding dodecin, which yields MPSTAGTTDHVYKILDLAGSSEKSIEDAIQNAITRASKTIRELKWFEVVQTRGHIENGSVRHYQVTLRVGFTLEE from the coding sequence ATGCCCAGTACCGCTGGAACGACAGATCACGTTTACAAGATCCTGGATCTCGCCGGATCGTCCGAAAAGAGCATCGAGGATGCCATTCAGAACGCCATCACCCGCGCATCAAAGACCATTCGCGAATTGAAATGGTTCGAGGTCGTGCAGACCAGAGGCCATATCGAAAATGGATCGGTTCGCCATTACCAGGTCACCTTGCGGGTCGGGTTTACGCTGGAGGAGTAA
- a CDS encoding glycine reductase: MSGPSDDQLGFAPDYDAAVPYMQRTRDYYAAIGYTTPYRWAHYVDAPFQPLKKPLARSRVTIVTTAAQYDPTKGDQGPGAAYNGSAKFYQVYDGDTSKEHDLRISHIGYDRKHTTATDSGTWFPLPQLLKAKASGRIGEVAPRFFGAPTNRSHRVTIDVDAPDILARCLADKVDAAVIVPNCPVCHQTSALVARHLEANGIATVVMGCAKDIVEYAAAPRFLFSDFPLGNSAGKPHDLASQALTLELALRLLESAPGARTTMQSPLRWSENASWKLDYNNISQMSPEELARRRAEFDKQKEIARGNRAA; the protein is encoded by the coding sequence ATGTCCGGCCCCTCTGACGACCAGCTCGGCTTTGCGCCCGATTATGATGCTGCCGTTCCCTATATGCAGCGGACCCGCGACTACTACGCGGCGATTGGCTACACCACGCCCTACCGCTGGGCGCATTATGTCGACGCGCCGTTCCAGCCGCTGAAAAAGCCGCTGGCGCGATCGCGCGTCACCATCGTCACCACGGCTGCCCAATATGATCCCACCAAGGGCGATCAGGGACCGGGCGCGGCGTACAACGGCAGCGCCAAGTTCTACCAGGTCTATGACGGCGACACCTCGAAAGAGCACGATTTGCGCATCTCGCATATCGGCTACGACCGCAAGCACACCACGGCCACCGACAGCGGCACCTGGTTTCCGCTGCCGCAGCTTCTGAAGGCCAAGGCCTCGGGGCGGATCGGCGAGGTCGCGCCGCGCTTCTTCGGGGCACCGACCAATCGCAGTCACCGCGTCACCATCGACGTCGACGCGCCCGACATCCTCGCCCGCTGCCTCGCCGACAAGGTCGATGCCGCCGTGATCGTGCCGAACTGCCCGGTCTGCCACCAGACATCGGCGCTGGTAGCGCGTCACCTCGAAGCCAACGGCATCGCCACCGTGGTGATGGGTTGCGCCAAGGATATTGTCGAATACGCGGCCGCGCCGCGTTTCCTGTTTTCGGACTTCCCGCTCGGCAATTCCGCCGGCAAGCCGCATGATTTGGCGTCGCAGGCGCTGACGCTCGAACTGGCGCTGCGGCTACTCGAGTCCGCGCCCGGCGCGCGCACCACGATGCAGTCGCCGTTGCGCTGGAGCGAGAATGCTTCCTGGAAGCTCGACTACAACAACATCTCGCAGATGAGCCCGGAAGAACTGGCGCGGCGCCGGGCCGAGTTCGACAAGCAGAAGGAAATCGCGCGCGGCAACCGCGCGGCGTGA
- a CDS encoding CaiB/BaiF CoA transferase family protein, producing MTRPFEGVKILDFTQVLAGPYASYQLALLGADVIKVERREGEDMRRTPLSREWAERGLAPGWQAINGNKRSLTLDLSRPEAIAIVKQLAAQADVVMENFRPGVMDKLGIGYAALSEINPRLIYCAISGFGQTGPERLGAGYDGKIQALSGIMSITGHPETGPTRAGFAVCDVLSGATAAFGVSSALFQRTHTGKGQMVDVSMLEATLAFLSGQVADYSVAGHRQQLSGNQAVSRRPTANLFKAGDGYLLLAVNSEKQYRALMTALGRADALEDSRFVDWFARQENEPALRAIIEEALSKKDPREWEKLLEAAGAPCASIWKIEEVIDHPQVAARGAIQEIDTPYGRLRFAGSGFQLAHGGGRLDHMAPALGAHTDEVLASLGYDTKAIAELRAREVV from the coding sequence TTGACCCGACCGTTCGAAGGCGTGAAGATTCTCGACTTCACGCAGGTGCTGGCGGGCCCCTACGCGAGCTACCAGCTCGCGCTGCTCGGGGCCGACGTCATCAAGGTGGAGCGGCGCGAGGGCGAGGACATGCGCCGCACGCCGCTGAGCCGCGAATGGGCCGAGCGCGGCCTCGCGCCGGGCTGGCAGGCGATCAACGGCAACAAGCGCAGCCTGACGCTCGACCTCTCGAGGCCGGAAGCGATTGCCATCGTCAAGCAGCTCGCCGCGCAGGCCGACGTGGTGATGGAGAATTTTCGTCCCGGCGTGATGGACAAGCTCGGCATCGGCTATGCCGCGCTGTCTGAGATCAACCCGCGGCTGATCTATTGCGCCATCTCCGGCTTCGGCCAGACCGGGCCGGAACGGCTGGGCGCCGGCTATGACGGCAAGATCCAGGCGCTATCGGGCATCATGTCGATCACCGGCCATCCTGAGACCGGGCCGACGCGGGCCGGCTTTGCGGTTTGCGACGTGCTGTCGGGCGCGACCGCAGCCTTTGGCGTGTCGAGTGCGCTGTTCCAGCGCACCCATACCGGCAAGGGACAGATGGTCGACGTCTCCATGCTCGAGGCGACGCTGGCGTTTCTGTCCGGGCAGGTCGCGGACTATTCGGTCGCCGGCCACCGCCAGCAGCTTTCCGGCAATCAGGCCGTGAGCCGAAGGCCCACCGCCAACCTGTTCAAGGCGGGCGACGGCTATCTTCTGCTCGCCGTCAACAGCGAGAAGCAATACCGCGCCTTGATGACCGCGCTCGGCCGCGCCGATGCGCTTGAGGATTCCCGCTTTGTTGATTGGTTTGCCCGTCAGGAAAACGAGCCGGCGCTACGGGCCATCATCGAGGAGGCGCTGTCCAAGAAGGACCCGCGCGAGTGGGAAAAGCTCCTGGAAGCCGCAGGCGCGCCCTGTGCCAGCATCTGGAAGATCGAGGAGGTGATCGACCACCCGCAGGTCGCCGCGCGCGGCGCCATTCAGGAGATCGATACGCCCTATGGCCGCCTGCGCTTCGCCGGCAGCGGTTTTCAGCTCGCCCATGGCGGCGGAAGGCTGGACCACATGGCGCCCGCGCTCGGTGCCCACACCGACGAGGTGCTGGCCTCGCTCGGCTATGACACGAAGGCGATCGCGGAACTGCGCGCGCGCGAGGTCGTCTAG
- the ilvD gene encoding dihydroxy-acid dehydratase, producing the protein MPAYRSRTTTHGRNMAGARGLWRATGMKNEDFGKPIIAVVNSFTQFVPGHVHLKDLGQLVAREIEKAGGVAKEFNTIAVDDGIAMGHDGMLYSLPSREIIADSVEYMVNAHCADAMVCISNCDKITPGMLMAALRINIPTVFVSGGPMESGKVNLKGKLRAVDLIDAMVAAADSNVSDADVEVIERSACPTCGSCSGMFTANSMNCLTEALGLALPGNGSVLATHADRKGLFVEAGHLIVDLARRYYEQDDETALPRTIANFKAFENAMTLDIAMGGSTNTVLHLLAAAYEGKVPFTMQDIDRLSRRVPVLCKVAPSVADVHLEDVHRAGGIMAILGELDRAGLLNRSLPMVHSKTLEDALSRWDIKQTKSESVRKFFTAAPGNVPTQVAFSQERRFEELDTDRATGCIRDAAHAFSKDGGLAVLSGNLALDGCIVKTAGVDESILKFEGPARIFESQDAAVEGILGGKIKAGDVVVVRYEGPRGGPGMQEMLYPTSYLKSKGLGKVCALITDGRFSGGSSGLSIGHISPEAAEGGLIGLVEDGDLIKIDIPARSISLVVDDATLAKRREAMLARGADAWKPAKKRSRNVSMALKAYAALTTSAARGAVRIVPE; encoded by the coding sequence ATGCCCGCCTATCGTTCCCGAACCACGACCCACGGCCGCAACATGGCGGGCGCCCGCGGCCTCTGGCGCGCCACCGGCATGAAGAACGAGGACTTTGGCAAGCCGATCATTGCGGTCGTCAACTCCTTCACCCAGTTCGTGCCCGGCCACGTGCATCTGAAGGACCTCGGCCAGCTCGTCGCGCGCGAGATCGAGAAGGCGGGCGGCGTCGCCAAGGAGTTCAACACCATCGCGGTCGATGACGGCATCGCGATGGGCCATGACGGCATGCTCTACAGCCTGCCGTCGCGCGAAATCATCGCCGACAGCGTCGAATACATGGTCAATGCGCATTGCGCCGACGCCATGGTCTGCATTTCCAACTGCGACAAGATCACGCCCGGCATGCTGATGGCAGCGCTGCGGATCAACATCCCGACCGTGTTCGTCTCGGGCGGCCCGATGGAATCCGGCAAGGTCAACCTCAAGGGCAAGCTCCGCGCCGTCGACCTGATCGATGCCATGGTCGCAGCCGCCGACAGCAATGTCAGCGATGCGGACGTGGAGGTGATCGAGCGCTCGGCGTGTCCGACCTGCGGCTCCTGCTCGGGCATGTTCACCGCCAATTCCATGAACTGTCTGACCGAGGCGCTTGGCTTGGCGCTGCCGGGTAACGGCTCGGTGCTGGCGACGCATGCCGACCGCAAGGGATTGTTCGTGGAGGCCGGGCACCTGATCGTCGACCTGGCGCGGCGCTATTACGAGCAGGATGACGAAACCGCATTGCCGCGGACGATTGCCAACTTCAAGGCGTTCGAGAACGCCATGACGCTCGACATCGCCATGGGCGGCTCGACCAACACCGTGCTGCATCTGCTGGCGGCGGCTTACGAAGGCAAGGTGCCGTTCACGATGCAGGATATCGACCGGCTGTCGCGGCGGGTGCCGGTGCTGTGCAAGGTCGCGCCGTCGGTGGCGGACGTGCATCTGGAAGACGTGCACCGCGCCGGCGGCATCATGGCCATCCTCGGCGAACTCGACCGCGCCGGGCTGCTTAACCGTAGTCTGCCGATGGTTCACAGCAAGACGCTGGAAGACGCGCTGAGCCGCTGGGATATCAAGCAGACCAAGAGCGAAAGCGTCCGAAAATTCTTCACGGCGGCGCCGGGCAATGTGCCGACGCAGGTCGCCTTCAGCCAGGAGCGCCGGTTCGAGGAACTCGATACCGACCGCGCCACCGGCTGCATCCGTGACGCCGCGCACGCCTTCTCCAAGGATGGTGGCCTCGCGGTGCTCTCGGGCAATCTCGCGCTCGACGGCTGTATCGTGAAGACGGCGGGCGTCGACGAGAGCATTTTGAAGTTCGAAGGACCGGCGCGGATTTTTGAAAGCCAGGATGCCGCGGTCGAAGGCATTTTGGGCGGCAAGATCAAGGCCGGCGACGTCGTCGTGGTCCGCTATGAGGGGCCCCGCGGCGGTCCCGGCATGCAGGAGATGCTGTATCCGACCAGCTATCTGAAATCGAAGGGCCTCGGAAAGGTCTGCGCGCTGATCACCGATGGCCGGTTCTCCGGCGGTTCGTCGGGCCTGTCGATCGGACACATTTCGCCGGAAGCGGCTGAAGGCGGTCTGATCGGCCTCGTGGAAGACGGCGACCTGATCAAGATCGACATCCCCGCGCGCTCGATCAGCCTCGTGGTGGATGACGCGACGCTGGCAAAGCGCCGCGAAGCCATGCTGGCCCGCGGGGCGGACGCCTGGAAGCCCGCCAAGAAGCGCAGCCGCAACGTGTCGATGGCGCTGAAGGCCTATGCCGCGCTGACGACGAGCGCAGCCCGCGGCGCGGTGCGGATCGTTCCGGAGTGA
- the modC gene encoding molybdenum ABC transporter ATP-binding protein, with protein MLRVDVTKQLGEFSLEASFESQGRVTGLFGASGAGKTSLINMIAGLLRPDRGIIALDDETLDDTSAGVHVPPHRRRIGYVFQDARLLPHLDVRQNLDYGRRMNRLAADPAQFTRITDLLDIGHLLDRRPGKLSGGERQRVALGRALLSKPRLLLLDEPLGSLDEGRKEEILPYLVRLRDEGIPMVYVSHDAAELRQLATQIVMLKRGRVTALGGVKVLT; from the coding sequence ATGCTGCGCGTTGACGTCACCAAGCAACTCGGCGAGTTCTCGCTTGAAGCCTCGTTCGAAAGCCAGGGGCGCGTCACCGGCCTGTTCGGCGCATCCGGCGCCGGCAAGACCTCGCTGATCAACATGATCGCAGGGCTCTTGCGGCCCGATCGCGGCATCATCGCACTCGACGATGAGACGCTCGATGATACATCCGCAGGCGTCCACGTGCCGCCGCACCGGCGACGGATCGGCTACGTGTTTCAGGACGCCCGGCTGCTTCCGCATCTCGACGTGCGGCAAAACCTCGACTACGGCCGGCGCATGAACCGTCTCGCGGCGGATCCCGCGCAATTCACGCGCATCACCGACCTGCTCGATATCGGCCATCTGCTCGATCGCCGTCCCGGAAAACTCTCCGGCGGCGAGCGCCAGCGCGTCGCGCTCGGCCGCGCGCTGTTATCGAAGCCGCGGCTGTTGCTGCTGGACGAGCCGCTGGGATCGCTCGACGAAGGCCGCAAGGAGGAAATCCTGCCCTATTTGGTGCGGCTGCGCGACGAAGGCATCCCCATGGTCTATGTCAGCCACGACGCGGCCGAGCTACGCCAGCTCGCAACCCAGATCGTGATGCTCAAGCGCGGCCGCGTCACCGCGCTCGGCGGCGTCAAGGTGCTGACGTAG
- the modB gene encoding molybdate ABC transporter permease subunit, translating to MFDISPAEWTAILLSLRVAIIATLVATPFGIALAWLLARREFWGKSVLDALVHLPLVLPPVVTGYLLLLTFGRRGLVGAWLADNVGIVFAFRWTGAALACGIMSFPLLVRPIRLSIEAVDRRLEQAAGTLGAAPWQVFATVTLPLALPGVLAGMVLGFAKAIGEFGATITFVSNIPGETQTISSAIYSLIQTPDGDAAAGRLVVVSTVIAMGALIASEWFARRATQRVHGN from the coding sequence ATGTTCGACATTTCGCCGGCCGAATGGACCGCCATCCTGCTGTCGCTGCGGGTGGCCATCATCGCAACGCTGGTGGCGACGCCGTTCGGCATCGCGTTGGCGTGGCTGCTGGCGCGGCGCGAGTTCTGGGGCAAATCGGTCCTCGACGCCCTGGTCCATTTGCCGCTGGTGCTGCCACCGGTCGTCACCGGCTATTTGTTGCTGCTGACCTTCGGCCGCCGTGGCTTGGTCGGGGCGTGGCTCGCCGACAACGTTGGCATCGTGTTCGCGTTTCGCTGGACCGGCGCCGCGCTTGCCTGCGGCATCATGTCGTTTCCGCTGCTGGTGCGGCCGATCCGGCTCTCGATCGAGGCAGTCGACCGTCGCCTCGAGCAGGCGGCAGGCACGCTCGGCGCGGCGCCGTGGCAGGTGTTTGCGACGGTAACCCTGCCGCTGGCGTTGCCGGGCGTACTCGCAGGCATGGTGCTCGGCTTCGCCAAGGCAATCGGCGAGTTTGGCGCCACCATCACCTTTGTCTCCAACATTCCCGGCGAAACCCAGACCATTTCATCGGCGATCTACTCGCTGATCCAGACGCCGGACGGCGATGCCGCGGCGGGCCGGCTGGTTGTCGTTTCCACCGTGATCGCGATGGGCGCCCTGATCGCCTCCGAATGGTTCGCGCGGCGCGCCACGCAGCGCGTGCACGGGAATTGA
- the modA gene encoding molybdate ABC transporter substrate-binding protein yields MNRLAGLVLAFALSLAIPSPAAAQDKSLTIFAAASMKNALDEIDAAYAAKRGAKITVSYAASSALARQIEQGAPADIFISADTDWMDYAIGKKTINEPSRVNLLGNSIVLIAPKDSKIDHVNIGPGFDLAKLAGDGRIATGDVKSVPAGKYAKAALEKLDAWQAAEPKFAMAVDVRAALTLVARGEAALGIVYSTDAKVEPGVKIVGTFPADSHPAIIYPVAATTTAKPEASDYLVFLRSIAAKAIFEKYGFKFLVSPST; encoded by the coding sequence ATGAATCGTCTTGCCGGCCTTGTCCTGGCCTTCGCCTTATCGTTAGCCATCCCCTCGCCCGCCGCCGCGCAGGACAAATCGCTGACCATCTTCGCCGCAGCCTCGATGAAGAATGCGCTTGACGAGATCGACGCCGCCTACGCCGCGAAGAGGGGCGCCAAGATCACCGTCAGCTACGCCGCCAGTTCCGCGCTCGCCCGACAGATCGAACAGGGCGCACCGGCCGATATATTCATCTCCGCCGATACCGACTGGATGGACTACGCAATCGGGAAGAAGACCATCAACGAACCGAGCCGGGTCAATTTGCTCGGCAACAGCATCGTGCTGATCGCACCGAAGGATTCGAAAATCGACCATGTGAACATCGGCCCCGGCTTCGATCTTGCAAAACTCGCCGGCGACGGCCGGATCGCCACCGGCGACGTGAAATCCGTACCCGCCGGCAAATACGCCAAGGCAGCACTGGAGAAGCTCGACGCATGGCAGGCCGCCGAGCCGAAATTTGCGATGGCCGTTGACGTTCGCGCCGCGCTGACGCTGGTGGCGCGCGGCGAGGCTGCACTCGGCATCGTCTATTCCACCGACGCCAAGGTCGAGCCCGGCGTCAAAATCGTCGGCACCTTTCCGGCCGATTCCCATCCGGCGATCATCTATCCCGTCGCGGCGACGACGACCGCGAAGCCGGAAGCCTCAGACTATCTCGTCTTCCTGCGCTCGATCGCGGCGAAGGCCATTTTTGAAAAATACGGCTTCAAATTCCTCGTCAGCCCGTCAACCTGA